The Pseudomonas sp. FP2309 genome has a window encoding:
- the cheR gene encoding protein-glutamate O-methyltransferase CheR yields MSTGNLDFEQFRVFLEKACGILLGENKQYLVSSRLNKLMEQQGIKSLGELVQRIQGQPRSGLKEMVVDAMTTNETLWFRDTYPFEVLKSKVLPEAIKASPGQRLRIWSAACSSGQEPYSISMAIDEFERTNMGQLKAGAQIVATDLSGTMLNNCKTGEYDSLALGRGLSPERLQRYFDSKGAGRWAIKAPIKSRVEFRSFNLLDSYASLGKFDMVFCRNVLIYFSAEVKKDILLRIHGTLKRGGYLFLGASEALNGLPDHFQMVQCSPGIIYQAK; encoded by the coding sequence GTGTCTACAGGTAATTTGGATTTTGAACAGTTCCGGGTCTTCCTGGAAAAGGCCTGTGGCATATTGCTCGGTGAAAACAAGCAATACTTGGTATCCAGTCGTCTTAATAAACTGATGGAACAGCAGGGCATCAAATCCCTGGGTGAGTTGGTTCAACGGATCCAGGGTCAGCCGCGCAGTGGCCTCAAGGAAATGGTGGTCGATGCCATGACCACCAACGAAACCCTGTGGTTTCGTGACACCTACCCCTTTGAAGTGCTCAAGAGCAAAGTGCTCCCGGAGGCCATCAAGGCCAGCCCGGGCCAGCGCCTGCGTATCTGGTCGGCGGCCTGTTCCTCGGGGCAGGAACCGTATTCCATCTCGATGGCCATCGATGAGTTCGAGCGGACCAACATGGGGCAGTTGAAGGCCGGGGCGCAAATTGTCGCCACTGATCTGTCGGGCACCATGCTCAACAACTGCAAGACCGGTGAGTACGACAGCCTGGCTCTGGGGCGTGGTTTGTCTCCGGAGCGCCTGCAGCGGTACTTCGACTCCAAAGGTGCGGGGCGCTGGGCGATCAAGGCACCGATCAAGAGCCGTGTGGAGTTTCGCTCGTTCAACCTGCTCGACAGCTACGCCAGCCTGGGCAAGTTCGACATGGTGTTTTGCCGCAACGTGCTGATCTACTTCTCGGCCGAGGTGAAGAAAGACATCCTGTTGCGCATCCACGGCACGCTCAAGCGTGGCGGCTACCTGTTCCTGGGGGCTTCGGAAGCGCTGAACGGCCTGCCGGATCACTTCCAAATGGTGCAGTGCAGCCCTGGGATCATCTACCAGGCCAAGTAA
- the flgC gene encoding flagellar basal body rod protein FlgC, with translation MSLSSVFNIAGSGMSAQTTRLNTVASNIANAETVSSSIDQTYRARHPVFATMFQAGQNGGSDSLFQEQDAAGKGVQVLGVVEDQSNLEARYEPNHPAANEKGYVYYPNVNVVEEMADMISASRSFQTNAEMMNTAKTMMQKVLTLGQ, from the coding sequence ATGTCCCTGTCCAGTGTTTTCAATATTGCCGGTAGCGGCATGAGCGCCCAGACCACGCGTCTGAACACCGTCGCCAGTAACATCGCCAACGCCGAGACCGTGTCTTCGAGCATTGACCAAACCTACCGCGCCCGTCACCCGGTGTTCGCCACCATGTTCCAGGCGGGCCAGAACGGCGGTAGCGACTCGTTGTTCCAGGAACAGGATGCCGCCGGCAAAGGCGTGCAGGTGCTTGGCGTGGTCGAAGATCAGAGCAACCTCGAAGCGCGCTACGAGCCTAACCACCCGGCGGCGAACGAAAAAGGCTACGTGTATTACCCGAACGTCAACGTGGTCGAGGAAATGGCAGACATGATTTCCGCCAGTCGCTCGTTCCAGACCAACGCGGAAATGATGAACACCGCCAAAACCATGATGCAGAAGGTCCTGACCCTGGGTCAGTGA
- a CDS encoding chemotaxis protein CheV, with protein sequence MAGVMDSVNQRTQLVGQNRLELLLFRLDGKQLYGINVFKVREVLQCPKLTIMPKSSPVVCGVANIRGATIPILDLALATSSAGLQDRENPFVIITEYNTKTQGFLVRSVERIVNMNWEEIHPPPKGTGRDHYLTAVTRVDNQLVEIIDVEKILAEVAPTSESISVGVVDAETAHKAISLRVLTVDDSSVARKQVTRCLQTVGVEVVALNDGRQALDYLRKLVDEGKKPEEEFLMMISDIEMPEMDGYTLTAEIRSDPRMQKLHIVLHTSLSGVFNQAMVKKVGADDFLAKFRPDDLASRVVDRIKAAE encoded by the coding sequence ATGGCAGGTGTAATGGATTCAGTAAACCAGCGCACACAGCTGGTAGGGCAGAATCGCCTGGAGTTGTTGCTTTTTCGTCTGGATGGCAAGCAGCTGTATGGCATTAACGTGTTCAAGGTGCGGGAAGTGCTGCAGTGCCCCAAGCTGACGATCATGCCCAAGTCCAGCCCGGTGGTGTGTGGCGTGGCCAACATCCGTGGCGCGACCATCCCGATTCTCGACTTGGCCCTGGCGACCAGTTCGGCAGGCCTGCAGGATCGTGAGAACCCGTTCGTGATCATTACCGAATACAACACCAAGACCCAGGGTTTCCTGGTGCGCTCGGTGGAGCGCATCGTCAACATGAACTGGGAAGAGATCCATCCGCCGCCCAAGGGCACCGGCCGCGATCACTACCTCACTGCAGTGACGCGCGTCGACAACCAGTTGGTGGAAATCATCGACGTGGAGAAGATCCTCGCCGAAGTGGCACCAACCTCGGAATCGATCTCCGTGGGCGTGGTGGATGCCGAGACGGCGCACAAGGCGATCTCGCTGCGAGTGCTCACGGTGGATGACTCCTCGGTGGCGCGCAAACAGGTGACCCGTTGCCTGCAGACCGTCGGCGTGGAAGTGGTGGCGCTCAATGATGGCCGCCAGGCGCTGGATTACCTGCGCAAACTGGTGGATGAGGGCAAGAAGCCGGAAGAAGAATTCTTGATGATGATTTCCGACATCGAGATGCCGGAAATGGATGGCTATACCCTCACGGCCGAGATACGTAGCGATCCACGCATGCAAAAACTGCATATTGTCCTGCATACTTCGTTGTCGGGCGTATTCAACCAGGCGATGGTCAAGAAGGTCGGTGCCGATGACTTCCTGGCCAAATTCCGTCCTGATGACCTGGCATCCCGGGTAGTCGACCGGATCAAGGCAGCAGAATAA
- a CDS encoding ATP-binding protein, translated as MNSIFLRIYGGMCAALILVALLGVLALHLLNEVRSGQYRERLAHGTFALMGDNLQPMSAIERQRALAVWERLLGIPLELRSLTEAQLDLSQRNRLQRGQVLVEQTGPHAARVLRLVSDKEQWVLTGEVQQISEQLARATIYLLADELVRYPVAEQPQRLADIKDAKGFGFDMHLMTLDQADMDEDQRRRVSEGDTVMALGKGGDSIRVLAGMVGTPWVLELGPLYQMNPYPPQWLILIALIGLTLIGLIVYLLVRQLERRLLGLEAAATRIAKGNLQVRVPARGADSVGRLAAAFNGMAEHLQQLLAIQRELVRAVSHELRTPVARLRFGLEMIGEAATPEARRKYLEGMDSDIQDLDGLVDEMLTYARLEQGAPELNFQRVDLDALLDQVIGELSPLRPQVNVARGICLSSAHWDDAWVDAEPRYLHRALQNLVSNAMRHAQGQVLISYQVGQVRCRIDVEDDGPGVPESAWERIFTPFLRLDDSRTRASGGHGLGLSIVRRIIYWHGGRALISKSNNLGGACFSLSWPRDQEKV; from the coding sequence GTGAACTCGATTTTCCTGCGCATCTACGGCGGTATGTGCGCGGCGCTGATCCTGGTGGCGCTGCTGGGCGTACTGGCATTGCATCTGCTCAACGAGGTGCGCAGCGGCCAGTACCGCGAACGCCTGGCCCACGGCACCTTTGCGTTGATGGGCGATAACCTGCAGCCCATGAGCGCCATCGAACGCCAGCGCGCCTTGGCGGTGTGGGAGCGCTTGCTGGGAATTCCCCTTGAACTGCGCAGCCTCACCGAAGCGCAGTTGGACCTCAGCCAGCGCAACCGCCTGCAGCGCGGCCAGGTGTTGGTCGAGCAGACCGGGCCCCATGCTGCTCGGGTCTTGCGCCTGGTCAGTGACAAGGAGCAGTGGGTGCTCACCGGGGAGGTGCAGCAGATCAGCGAGCAACTGGCCCGTGCGACCATTTACCTGCTTGCCGACGAATTGGTGCGCTACCCCGTGGCCGAGCAGCCGCAACGGCTGGCGGATATAAAAGACGCCAAGGGTTTTGGTTTTGACATGCATTTGATGACGCTCGACCAGGCGGATATGGACGAGGACCAGCGTCGGCGTGTGTCGGAAGGCGACACGGTGATGGCCCTGGGCAAGGGCGGTGACTCGATCCGAGTGTTGGCCGGCATGGTCGGCACGCCTTGGGTACTTGAGCTGGGCCCCTTGTATCAAATGAACCCATATCCGCCTCAATGGCTGATTCTGATCGCCTTGATCGGTCTGACCTTGATCGGGTTGATCGTTTATCTATTGGTGCGCCAGCTTGAGCGCCGCCTGCTGGGCCTGGAAGCCGCCGCTACGCGTATCGCCAAAGGCAATCTGCAAGTGCGTGTACCGGCTCGCGGCGCCGACTCGGTAGGGCGCCTGGCCGCCGCATTCAATGGCATGGCCGAGCACTTGCAGCAATTGCTGGCGATCCAGCGCGAGCTGGTGCGCGCGGTGTCCCACGAGCTGCGCACGCCGGTGGCGCGCCTGCGTTTTGGCCTCGAGATGATCGGCGAAGCGGCCACCCCCGAGGCGCGCCGCAAGTACCTGGAAGGCATGGACAGTGATATCCAGGACCTCGACGGCCTGGTGGACGAAATGCTCACCTACGCCAGGCTGGAGCAGGGCGCGCCGGAGCTGAATTTCCAGCGTGTGGACCTTGATGCCCTGCTCGATCAAGTGATCGGCGAATTATCGCCACTGCGCCCGCAGGTCAACGTTGCTCGGGGGATTTGCCTGTCGTCGGCGCATTGGGACGATGCCTGGGTCGATGCCGAGCCCCGCTACCTGCACCGTGCGCTGCAAAACCTGGTGAGCAATGCCATGCGCCATGCCCAGGGCCAGGTCTTGATCAGTTATCAGGTAGGCCAGGTGCGTTGCCGCATCGATGTGGAAGACGACGGCCCCGGCGTGCCGGAAAGCGCCTGGGAGCGCATCTTCACGCCGTTCCTGCGGCTGGACGACAGCCGCACCCGCGCCTCCGGTGGGCATGGCCTGGGCTTGTCGATTGTGCGGCGGATTATTTACTGGCATGGCGGGCGGGCGTTGATCAGCAAGAGCAATAACCTGGGTGGGGCATGCTTCAGTTTGAGTTGGCCCAGGGATCAGGAAAAAGTCTGA
- a CDS encoding ribonucleoside-diphosphate reductase subunit alpha has product MQTDTTRENPQGSVPQAADSNMDLSATAPGQLRVIKRNGTVVPYTDDKITVAITKAFLAVEGGTAAASSRIHDTVARLTEQVTATFKRRMPSGGTIHIEEIQDQVELALMRAGEQKVARDYVIYRDSRAKERAVHAPAAEAVQAHPSIRITLADGSFAPLDLGRLNTIITEACEGLEEVDGDLIQRETLKNLYDGVALTDVNTALVMTARTLVEREPNYSFVTARLLMDTLRAEGLGFLGVADSATHHEMADLYAKALPAYIAKGIEFELLNPILATFDLEKLGKAINHERDQQFTYLGLQTLYDRYFIHKDGIRFELPQVFFMRVAMGLAIEEKHKEDRAIEFYNLLSSFDYMSSTPTLFNAGTLRPQLSSCYLTTVPDDLSGIYHAIHDNAMLSKFAGGLGNDWTPVRALGSYIKGTNGKSQGVVPFLKVVNDTAVAVNQGGKRKGAVCAYLETWHMDIEEFIELRKNTGDDRRRTHDMNTANWIPDLFMKRVFDDGQWTLFSPSEVPDLHDLTGKAFEERYEYYEALAQYPGKIKLFKTIQAKDLWRKMLSMLFETGHPWLTFKDPCNLRSPQQHVGVVHSSNLCTEITLNTNKDEIAVCNLGSINLPNHIVNGKLDTAKLERTVNTAVRMLDNVIDINYYSVPQAQNSNFKHRPVGLGIMGFQDALYLQHIPYGSDAAVEFADKSMEAVSYYAIQASCDLADERGAYETFQGSLWSKGILPLDSQQILIEARGQKYIDVDLNESLDWAPVRARVQKGIRNSNIMAIAPTATIANITGVSQSIEPTYQNLYVKSNLSGEFTVINPYLVRDLKARGLWDSVMINDLKYYDGSVQQIERIPQELKELYATAFEVDTKWIVDAASRRQKWIDQAQSLNLYIAGASGKKLDVTYRMAWYRGLKTTYYLRALAATSTEKSTINTGKLNAVSSGNHGDDSVLAAPAGPAPVPKACAIDEPDCEACQ; this is encoded by the coding sequence ATGCAAACCGACACAACTCGCGAGAACCCGCAAGGCTCCGTGCCGCAGGCCGCTGATTCGAATATGGATCTGTCCGCCACTGCACCTGGCCAACTGCGCGTGATCAAGCGTAACGGCACTGTCGTTCCTTACACCGATGACAAAATCACCGTCGCCATCACCAAAGCGTTTCTTGCAGTTGAAGGCGGCACCGCTGCCGCTTCGTCGCGCATCCACGACACCGTTGCCCGCCTGACTGAACAAGTCACCGCGACGTTCAAGCGTCGCATGCCGTCGGGCGGCACCATCCACATCGAAGAAATCCAGGACCAGGTCGAACTGGCCCTGATGCGTGCCGGCGAACAGAAAGTCGCCCGTGACTACGTGATCTACCGCGATTCGCGCGCCAAGGAACGTGCCGTGCACGCACCGGCCGCCGAAGCCGTGCAAGCGCACCCATCGATCCGCATCACCCTGGCCGACGGCAGCTTTGCGCCGCTGGACCTGGGCCGCCTGAACACCATCATCACCGAGGCCTGCGAAGGCCTGGAAGAAGTCGACGGTGATCTGATCCAGCGCGAAACCCTGAAAAACCTGTACGACGGCGTGGCCCTGACCGACGTCAACACCGCACTGGTGATGACCGCCCGCACCCTGGTTGAACGTGAGCCGAACTACTCGTTCGTGACCGCGCGCCTGCTGATGGACACCCTGCGTGCCGAAGGCCTGGGTTTCCTGGGCGTGGCCGACAGCGCCACTCACCACGAAATGGCCGACCTGTACGCCAAGGCGCTGCCTGCCTACATCGCCAAGGGTATCGAGTTCGAATTGCTGAACCCGATCCTGGCCACCTTCGACCTGGAAAAGCTCGGCAAAGCCATCAACCACGAACGTGACCAGCAGTTCACCTACCTGGGCCTGCAAACCCTGTACGACCGTTACTTCATCCACAAGGACGGGATCCGCTTCGAACTGCCGCAAGTGTTCTTCATGCGCGTGGCCATGGGCCTGGCGATCGAAGAGAAGCACAAAGAAGACCGTGCGATCGAGTTCTACAACCTGCTGTCGTCCTTCGACTACATGTCGTCGACTCCGACCCTGTTCAACGCCGGCACCCTGCGTCCACAGCTGTCGAGCTGCTACCTGACCACCGTGCCGGATGACCTGTCGGGCATCTACCACGCGATCCACGACAACGCCATGCTGTCCAAATTCGCCGGCGGCCTGGGCAACGACTGGACCCCGGTACGTGCACTGGGCTCCTACATCAAGGGCACCAACGGCAAGTCCCAGGGCGTTGTGCCGTTCCTCAAAGTCGTGAACGACACCGCCGTAGCGGTCAACCAGGGCGGCAAGCGCAAAGGCGCCGTGTGTGCCTACCTGGAAACCTGGCACATGGACATTGAAGAGTTCATCGAGCTGCGCAAGAACACTGGTGATGATCGTCGTCGTACCCACGACATGAACACCGCCAACTGGATCCCTGACCTGTTCATGAAGCGTGTCTTCGACGACGGCCAGTGGACCCTGTTCTCGCCTTCCGAAGTGCCGGACCTGCACGACCTGACCGGCAAAGCGTTCGAAGAGCGTTACGAGTACTACGAGGCACTGGCCCAGTACCCTGGCAAGATCAAGCTGTTCAAGACCATCCAGGCCAAAGACCTGTGGCGCAAAATGCTGTCCATGCTGTTTGAAACCGGCCACCCATGGCTGACCTTCAAAGACCCGTGCAACCTGCGCAGCCCGCAGCAGCACGTGGGCGTGGTCCACAGCTCGAACCTGTGCACCGAGATCACCTTGAACACCAACAAGGACGAGATCGCCGTTTGCAACCTGGGCTCGATCAACCTGCCGAACCACATCGTCAACGGCAAGCTGGACACCGCCAAGCTGGAACGCACCGTCAACACCGCAGTACGCATGCTCGACAACGTTATCGACATCAACTACTACTCGGTGCCACAGGCGCAGAACTCCAACTTCAAGCACCGTCCAGTCGGCTTGGGCATCATGGGCTTCCAGGACGCTTTGTACCTGCAGCACATTCCTTACGGTTCGGATGCGGCGGTCGAGTTCGCCGACAAGTCCATGGAAGCGGTCAGCTACTACGCGATCCAGGCTTCCTGCGACCTGGCCGACGAGCGCGGCGCCTACGAGACGTTCCAGGGTTCGCTATGGTCCAAAGGCATCCTGCCGCTGGACTCGCAACAGATCCTTATCGAAGCCCGTGGTCAGAAGTACATCGATGTTGACCTGAACGAATCCCTGGACTGGGCGCCGGTACGCGCCCGTGTGCAGAAAGGTATTCGTAACTCCAACATCATGGCCATCGCACCGACCGCTACCATCGCCAACATTACCGGCGTATCGCAGTCGATCGAACCGACCTACCAGAACCTGTATGTGAAATCGAACCTGTCGGGCGAATTCACCGTGATCAACCCGTACCTGGTTCGCGACCTCAAGGCTCGTGGCCTGTGGGACTCGGTCATGATCAACGACCTGAAGTACTACGACGGTTCGGTGCAGCAGATCGAACGCATCCCGCAAGAACTCAAAGAGCTCTACGCGACGGCCTTCGAAGTAGACACCAAGTGGATCGTTGACGCCGCCAGCCGTCGTCAGAAGTGGATCGACCAGGCTCAGTCCCTGAACCTGTACATCGCCGGCGCTTCGGGCAAGAAACTGGACGTGACCTACCGCATGGCCTGGTACCGTGGCCTGAAAACCACCTACTACCTCCGTGCCCTGGCTGCGACCAGCACCGAGAAGTCGACCATCAACACCGGCAAGCTGAACGCTGTGTCCAGCGGCAACCACGGTGATGATTCGGTACTCGCAGCGCCAGCCGGTCCGGCCCCAGTGCCGAAGGCCTGTGCGATTGACGAGCCGGATTGCGAAGCTTGCCAATAA
- the flgD gene encoding flagellar hook assembly protein FlgD: protein MAIVDTTTNSAVQDLFNSKVQTATNNSSVSDASKTATGSQSLGKDAFLQLLVTQLKNQNPLSPQDNGAFVAQLAQFSSLEGINTLNDSVNNISSNFSSSQALQASSLVGRSIITQTDKALVDTSKSMAGSVAVTAATGNVSIKITDKDGSVVRTIDMGAQSAGTSDFIWDGKNDDGEVAPAGTYTFAATTKNDKGDSVALATSLPATVTSVTLSKTGGEMLLNLAGGMGSVKLSQIQTIGT from the coding sequence ATGGCCATTGTTGATACCACGACCAACTCAGCGGTCCAGGACCTTTTCAACTCCAAGGTCCAGACCGCGACAAATAACAGCAGTGTCAGTGACGCTTCCAAGACGGCGACGGGAAGCCAGTCGCTGGGCAAGGATGCATTCCTGCAACTGCTGGTGACTCAACTGAAAAACCAGAACCCGCTGTCGCCTCAGGACAACGGCGCTTTCGTGGCCCAGCTGGCGCAATTCAGCAGCCTGGAAGGCATCAACACCCTGAACGACTCGGTGAATAACATCTCGAGCAACTTCAGTTCGTCGCAGGCACTGCAAGCGTCTTCGCTGGTTGGGCGTTCGATCATCACCCAGACCGACAAAGCCTTGGTGGATACCAGCAAGAGCATGGCCGGTTCGGTGGCGGTGACGGCGGCGACGGGCAACGTCTCGATCAAGATCACCGACAAAGACGGCAGCGTGGTGCGCACCATCGATATGGGCGCTCAAAGCGCAGGTACCTCGGACTTTATCTGGGATGGCAAGAACGACGATGGAGAGGTTGCCCCAGCCGGCACCTACACCTTTGCGGCCACGACCAAGAATGACAAGGGCGACTCGGTGGCCCTGGCAACGTCACTGCCGGCAACCGTGACCAGCGTGACGTTAAGCAAGACCGGCGGCGAAATGCTGCTGAACCTTGCAGGTGGCATGGGCAGCGTCAAGCTGTCGCAAATTCAGACTATTGGTACATAG
- a CDS encoding winged helix-turn-helix domain-containing protein, with protein sequence MEHEAWQILIVEDDERLADLTRDYLQSNGLCVSIERDGALAAARIIAEQPDLVILDLMLPGEDGLSICRKVRERYDGVILMLTARTDDMDQVLGLDMGADDYVCKPVRPRLLLARIQALLRRSEPAEPAAVENQRRLQFGPLVVDNALREAWLHDGGIELTSAEFDLLWLLVANAGRVLSREEIFIALRGIGYDGQDRSIDVRISRIRPKIGDDPIHPRLIKTIRSKGYLFVPEAAADMPL encoded by the coding sequence ATGGAGCATGAAGCGTGGCAAATCCTGATCGTCGAGGACGACGAGCGATTGGCCGACCTGACCCGCGACTACCTGCAGAGCAATGGCCTGTGCGTGTCGATTGAACGTGACGGCGCCCTGGCCGCTGCGCGGATCATCGCCGAGCAACCCGATCTGGTGATCCTCGACCTGATGCTTCCCGGCGAAGACGGCCTGAGTATTTGCCGCAAGGTGCGTGAGCGCTATGACGGCGTGATCCTGATGTTGACCGCGCGCACCGACGACATGGATCAGGTGTTGGGCCTGGACATGGGCGCCGACGACTATGTGTGCAAACCCGTGCGCCCGCGCCTGTTGCTGGCGCGCATCCAGGCGTTGCTGCGGCGCAGCGAACCGGCCGAGCCCGCAGCCGTGGAAAACCAGCGCCGCCTGCAATTCGGGCCACTGGTGGTGGACAACGCCCTGCGCGAAGCCTGGCTGCACGACGGCGGCATCGAACTGACCAGCGCCGAATTCGACTTGCTGTGGCTATTGGTGGCGAATGCCGGGCGTGTCCTGTCCCGCGAAGAAATCTTTATCGCCTTGCGCGGCATCGGCTACGACGGCCAGGACCGCTCCATTGATGTACGCATCTCACGGATTCGCCCGAAAATCGGCGACGACCCTATTCATCCTCGCCTGATCAAGACCATCCGCAGCAAAGGCTACCTGTTCGTCCCCGAAGCTGCCGCCGATATGCCACTGTGA
- the flgE gene encoding flagellar hook protein FlgE: MSFNIGLSGLYAANKQLDVTGNNIANVATTGFKSSRAEFADIYAASKLGTGQNSIGNGVNLAAVSQQFTQGDVNGSGGVLDMAIQGGGFFVQKGSDGSLEYTRSGAFRADKDGFITNNTGTSRLQGYAADDDGKIIKGGLTDLQLNLSYLPPKASTKVDSTSNLNSSEPVINQTTKPFNPSDATTFTTQYSTTLYDSQGNSHEMVQYMVKTDANEWSAYTLIDGRNLDGSKPTTTGTTAPVPSIITFDGAGKLKDVVTAGVSGKTLTLTGWVPGSVTDGVWTPNEATAGPIAVNMGNITQYNSASYRNPPTTDGYATGQITGLKIDGNGVLFATFSNQQSKAIGQISLASFNNEQGLQPAGSTAWRETFASGQPGFDTPQAGTLGSIVANSLENSNVNLTNELVDLIKAQSNYQANAKTISTQSTIMQTIIQMT; the protein is encoded by the coding sequence ATGTCTTTTAATATCGGCCTTAGCGGTCTCTATGCGGCCAACAAACAACTGGACGTGACCGGCAACAACATCGCCAACGTTGCGACCACAGGCTTCAAATCGTCACGGGCGGAATTCGCCGACATCTACGCGGCGTCCAAACTGGGTACCGGCCAGAACAGCATCGGCAACGGTGTGAACCTGGCGGCCGTGTCCCAGCAGTTCACCCAGGGTGACGTCAACGGCAGCGGCGGCGTGCTGGACATGGCGATCCAGGGCGGCGGCTTCTTCGTGCAGAAGGGCAGTGACGGTTCGCTGGAATACACCCGCAGCGGTGCCTTCCGTGCCGACAAAGACGGCTTTATCACCAACAACACTGGCACCTCACGCCTGCAAGGCTACGCGGCGGATGACGACGGCAAGATCATCAAGGGCGGCCTGACCGACCTGCAACTGAACCTGTCGTACCTGCCGCCGAAGGCGTCCACCAAAGTGGACTCCACCAGCAACCTGAATTCGTCGGAGCCGGTGATCAATCAGACCACCAAACCGTTTAACCCAAGTGACGCCACCACCTTCACCACCCAATACAGCACCACTCTGTATGACTCTCAGGGCAACTCCCACGAGATGGTGCAGTACATGGTGAAAACCGACGCCAACGAGTGGAGCGCCTACACCCTGATCGACGGCCGTAACCTTGATGGTTCCAAGCCTACGACTACCGGCACCACAGCGCCTGTGCCGTCCATCATTACCTTTGATGGTGCCGGCAAACTCAAGGACGTCGTGACCGCCGGTGTCAGCGGTAAGACCCTGACGCTCACCGGCTGGGTTCCGGGTTCGGTGACTGACGGCGTGTGGACGCCAAACGAAGCCACCGCCGGGCCTATCGCCGTCAACATGGGCAATATCACCCAGTACAACTCGGCCAGCTACCGCAACCCGCCGACCACCGATGGCTACGCCACCGGCCAGATCACCGGCCTGAAGATCGATGGCAACGGCGTCTTGTTCGCCACGTTCAGCAACCAGCAGAGCAAGGCCATCGGCCAGATCTCCCTGGCCAGCTTCAACAACGAACAGGGTTTGCAGCCAGCAGGTAGCACCGCCTGGAGAGAGACCTTCGCGTCGGGCCAGCCGGGTTTCGACACCCCGCAAGCCGGTACATTGGGTTCGATCGTGGCCAACTCCCTGGAGAACTCCAACGTCAACCTGACCAACGAACTGGTGGACCTGATCAAGGCCCAGAGCAACTACCAGGCGAACGCCAAGACTATCTCCACTCAGAGCACCATCATGCAGACCATCATTCAGATGACGTGA
- the flgB gene encoding flagellar basal body rod protein FlgB — MSISFDKALGIHEQALGFRAQRAEVLANNIANADTPNYKARDLDFSAVLAAQQDKTKNGTFALNMTNSRHIEAQGLSSGDESLLYRTPMQPSIDQNTVDAQLEQSNYAENSVNFQASFTLLNSKFKGLMSALRGE; from the coding sequence ATGAGCATCAGCTTCGATAAAGCGCTCGGTATCCACGAACAAGCCCTGGGCTTCCGCGCCCAGCGTGCCGAAGTCCTGGCCAACAACATTGCCAACGCCGATACCCCGAACTACAAGGCTCGGGACCTGGACTTCTCCGCCGTGCTCGCCGCGCAGCAGGACAAGACCAAAAACGGCACCTTCGCCTTGAATATGACCAACAGCCGTCATATCGAAGCGCAAGGCCTGAGCAGTGGTGACGAGTCGCTGCTTTATCGCACGCCGATGCAGCCGTCGATCGACCAGAACACCGTCGACGCCCAGTTGGAGCAATCGAACTATGCCGAGAACTCGGTGAACTTTCAGGCCAGCTTTACCCTGCTCAACAGCAAATTCAAAGGGCTGATGTCAGCCCTGCGTGGAGAGTAA